The Xiphophorus maculatus strain JP 163 A chromosome 7, X_maculatus-5.0-male, whole genome shotgun sequence region TGCCAGGGAAGTTGTTGCCATAAAGGACTACTGCCCATCCAGCTTCACCACTCTCAAGTTCTCCAAGGGCGACCTCCTCTACGTTCTTGACTCATCTGGGGGAGAGTGGTGGTATGCTCACAACAATACAGAGATGGGTTACATCCCCGCAGCCTATGTGGAACCCATCAACTACAGAGACTCATCCTTCAGCGACAGCGGGATGATAGACACAATATCAGACTGTAACGAGGAGGGAGCTAAAGAAATGGACCTGTTAGGAGAGTGGACAGGAGAAATTCTAAAACCGACCACTTTTCAAAATGGAAATCCTTTTGCAGCAACCCATAGCTCTACAAATCCTTTTCTAAACAGGGGTGCTCAGAGTTCCTTTGATCAGacaataaaagagaaatcagTTGACCTTCTTCTGTTTGATACAGTCTCTTCTTCTGGCCCTAATTCTACCAGAAACACTGGAGACCATGGTTTTTCCAGCTACGTCTTTAGTTTGAACACTCTTAGTCCCACTGTGGTTGTGGggcaaacatttcaaagagaCAACCCGTTTTTTAGAAGCAAGCGTTCCTACAGTCTGTCTGAACTGTCCATCCTTCAGGCTCAGACAGAAATTCCTCAAGCCTCCAACAGTTTCTTCAGAGGTCTCACAGCGCCTGCACCCGAGCAGTTCCAGACCAGGGAGGACTTCCGTGCAGCGTGGCTCACCCATCGCAAGTTGGCCAGGTCCTGCCATGACCTGGATTCACTGGGTCAGAACCCAGGCTGGGGTCAAACACAGCCAGTAGAAACCAACATTGTCTGTCGCCTGGACAGCTCAGGAGGAGCAGTGCAGCTTCCAGACACCAACATTAGCGTCCTTGTACCTGAGGGCCATGTGGCAGCAGGGGACACACAACAAATCTCAATCAAAGCTCTGCTCGACTCACCACTTGAACTGAACAGTGATCGCTGTACCACTGTCAGCCCTGTGGTAGAGATCAAACTCAGCAACATGGAGACAAAAACCACCATCACCCTGGAGATGAAAGTGTCCGTTGttgtaaaaatggaaaacagacaGACGACAGCAGTCTTATGTGTGAGGAGTGATTGTAAAGAGGGGCCATATACCCCCATCCCTCAGGCCTACATCTATGGGGACACAGTTCAGGTGGGCCTGGATAACCTTGAGCCAtgcatgtatgtatgtgtgGTTACCCAGGCCCTGTTTGTACTACCTGAAACCACAGTCTGGGAGCATGTTGTTAAAAAGATTACCTTAGGAGTTTATGGACCAAAACACATCCACCCATCCTTCAAAACTGTGGTGGCCATGTTTGGCCATGAATGTGCTCCAAAGACCCTGTTGGTGAACGAGGTGGGTAAACAGGCACAGTCTGCACCACCAGTTGCTCTGCAGCTTTGGGGCAAACATCAATTTGTCCTGTCGAAACCTCAAGACCTCCATGTTGAGGTTTACTCCAACATGGCTAACTATGAGGTAAAAGCCAGTGAGCAGGCCAGAGTGGTCCGGGGCTTCCAGGTTAGATTAGGCAAAGTCAGCAGGCTGATCTACATGATTTCCACTCGGAATGCTGAAGATGTTTCAGATTTCACTCTAAGAATCCAAGTGAAAGATGACCAAGATTGTATCCTTGCTCAGTTTTGTGTCCAAACACCAACACCGCCACCTAAAGCAGGTCCAAAGACATCAGTGCAGCGGCGATTCCTGAAGAAGAAGGAGTTAGGGAAAATAGTTTTGTCTCCTCTTGCTGTTGCAACCAAATACCCTGTTTTCCAGGACAGGAAAATAAACAACCTAAGGTTTGGGAAATTAATCAAAACTGTAATCAGGCAAATGAAAAACCAGTACTTGCTTGAATACAAAAAAGGAGACTTTGTAGCCCTTCTGAGTGAGGAGATGATCAAGCTGAAGGGCCAGTTGTGGACAAAAGAGTGGTACATTGGGTATTATCAGGGCAAAATAGGGCTTGTTCATGCTAAGAATGTTCTGATAGTTGGCAAGATAAAGCCCACTAATATCAGCGGGCCTGAACTTACAACCTCATTGTTACTGGAGCAAATACTGAAGCCCTGCAAGTTCCTCACATACATCTATGCCTCAGTAAGAACTATACTGATGGAGAACATCGGCAACTGGCGAGTTTTTGCGGATGCTCTTGGATACGTCAACCTGCCCCTGACGCATTTCTGCCGCACAGAGCTAGACAGTGAGCCAGAGAGGGTGGCGTCGGTCCTGGAGAGGCTAAAGGAAGACTGCAACAATGCAGAAAGCAAAGAGAGGAAGTCCTTCCAGAAAGAACTCCTGACTGTAAGTTACAGCTTTGGCATGTTCCTCTGTGGCAGTTGTTTAGTACGAAAATAAAGAACACTAATTGCTTGCTCTTGTTTTAAGCATTGGGTCTCAATTGGATACCCTTTATTCCTTCGTGGGTCCAATTAAACAGCCATATGTTTGGGAGATTTTGCTCAAACAACATCCTTTCCTCAATTTTATAATCTCTTTGCAGCTGCTTAAGGCCTCAAGCTTCAGGTGGTGATCCAATTGTACTAATTCTGCTGGGAGTGGAGTTGATAACTGCTGTGTTGGCACCAAGGTGTAATAGGACAGGAATAGGGGCCCGAGGAGCTGTGGAAAACAACAGAGTGCTTTGTTCCCCCTACCGATGTCTGTTGCTGGAGTTTCACAGTGTGCAGTTTGCATATAACATGCTGATCTGATAAATCCAGTTCATCTTATATAGACATATAAATCAACCTGGGGGGGCAGATAAACAAGCCCCAGGTTGATTTGAAAGTCTATTTCCTTCAGCCTCTCATGAGGCTGAAGGAAATAGCCTTATGTCCtgatacttttaaatattaaagagaTAGTAAGAGCTGGTATCTGCAGGCTTTGATACGTCTTGTAGGTTGGCAGTCCTTTTTGTCTATTTGATACTTTGAAAGTGCGGAGCTGACGTGGAAATGTGGATTTTTCAGTACAGCCTAAGGGATTCTCCTCCACAAATGCCTTCCACACAGtcacagtctgggctttctctcCTTGACTCAGATTGTCTCCGATCGACTTTTGACCAgaccaatcagcaaacagaagaaggaGAAATCGTGAATGATGACATGAATTTTCGgtactgttttagaattgtagtctgcctgtatttttaacaatggtagcagaggaagtgaacaaagctgtCTGTGTTTGcgacacttccaaatattgagttAATATTAACAGCCACCTTGTTCGGCTTTGCACTTCTCTATTTGCAGTGGAGGATAGTTGTTTACAATGCAGGCCATTTCCAGTCTGCGGCACTTTCATAACGTCGCACTGGTGCACTACATACATCTCggatgtaaaatttaaaacttcaacacgGTCCACATCTtcaggaagcaattgtttctcaatagccaagaGCCTTGATCCTTTGgacaaagcaaaaagcataagacCAAGACTAGTTAGAAAGCATTCCCCACTTGtagttttctcctgtttttgcttttttgtcaaacCCAACAAATTTCATCATCAAAGATAGCATGAGTAAACACACATTTCAATTTTATAATTACAGactaataattttatttattacatttttaaaaccatctATATGTGGAAAAGTAGTAAACCCCTAGAGCCAATAATTGTTTTTGCCACTCTTAGCTGCTAAGCAGCAACAACTGACATCAAGCATCTGGGATCAGTGCAAAGAAGTTCTTGACATCACTGTGGATGAATCTTGGTCCAcccttttctgcagaatagttTTAATCAAACCACATTAGAAAGAGTTTGAATATGAATTGCTTGTTTTAAGGTAGCTCAAATCAAGTTAACTCAAATCTCAGTCAGATTTGAGTTGACAATCAGTTGTCAAGAGGTTGACTAGGTCactccaaaatgttaattttgtttttttcttagccATTCAGGGGTGGATCTTGTGCTTTGGAACCTCCTTCCTGATCATGGGCTAACCCCTAATCCTAACccattatttgaaaaacaattcaTGGTGCAAATAATGACCAGTGATTCACATCCTGGCACAGCAAAGCAACCACAAATCAGCACTGTAACGTCACCATGTTTGAATCTGTTCGTCTATGCTTCTGTAATGCTCTTAATTTTCACCTGTCATGGCATGCAGTTTCCAAATTGttcccttttgtcttttcaaccaacagaatattttgtttgactattttccttttctttgaaTCATctaaatgatcatttaaagaaaatgaaatgcatttataAAGGGGAAAATAGTTCCCATGGCATATGACTACTGTGCTGTAAAACTTGGCatcttttgcttattttatttagtgtattccaatctaaaactttaaaatcatcAGGAGAGCGTTTGTCACAATTTTACAATGTTTCACAGTCAGTGTATAATCGTCCTGAGAGTCTCTGACAGAGGTCAGATTTGTACTACAGTTGAAGTTACACAGAACAGGAACACTGTAATTTACCTAAAGTTGTAAACACTAGTTAGAACCATTTATAGACAGAGAAGCTGTGGTACGGAAGAGAACATAATAAAAGATAGTTGAAAAAAATATGCCGTCTATGAAAGGCTTTTTTCTGACATGCAACAATCcgtccattttaaaataaaaaaatccttttttcttttgagaacttttctgttttctggaaaagataaaataagaagaaaattaaagtgAGCTTTAGTGTGCAGGCTGCAGTATAAATAGGTGCAGATGCTGTTGCATGGAATCATCTTCTCCCTTCAAATGAATGGGAATCTCTGACAGTGAAAATACACTCTCATAGTTTGCCCATGAGTGTTTTGTGgtatatttgtagaaaaaagaGAAGTAGATCAAAAGCAACGTGGCTGCTCTGAGGAGTCGCTTGTGTTGCAGTGTCTGAACCGCTTTGTCTGTTGGGAAAAATGGAACATTAGTGCTGTGTGCAAACAGAGTTTAACATTTGATCAGTTAGATAAACAACCCAGTCAAAATGTGTGTTAAAATTTGATAATGTTATACATGCTAATTTACTTAAATAACATTTACGGCAGGTAAAATAATCATTgaacacataaaatattttttatagtaaaaatatttctaaagatgCTATTAACATAAAATTTCCACCAACTAATCCATACatagaaagaaaccaaaacaaggTCAAAAATTAATTCATGTGACAATGTCAAATAAGAGAAACTACTGAACATGCTTACTggtatttatttaatacttcTTACAAAAGTATCTGTTGGTAATGACAATTCAAGATTCCTTCTGTAtggaggaaaagacaaaagtgaTTTTGAACCATTCTTCACACAAGCAGTTGTTAAATCTTCAAGGTTTCATGGGCCTCTTCTATGAACTCTGATGTTGAAAGCACTCTGTTATGCTCATACTGCATGCTACATCATGTACGATAATTAATCTGATAAATAAAGATTGATATATTTTAACCCTCCATGGTTTTAACTCCTTCAGACCCCTCGTCCACTGGAATGGACATGATATTTTTCTGGgattaaaccaataaaaaaaataaggaaattgtTATTTGCATGGCGGATCTTACAGGTTGGTTtcttattaaacaaaaacactgaagtttaGACTTTTAACTTGATATTAGTGAGTTTCAGGCATCAGACAAGATGAGCTTGTGTATGAAGCGAGAGTTGGGGAAGAGTAAGCATCTGTTTtccatcaaaaatattaatttatgttcATAACAGCTTAAAAAAATGACTCTCAGTATAATTTTAAGTATTTCCAGTCATAGTATTTGAAggtattttgaatgttttttctatCATGAAATTGcaggactttttaaaagttgagtGTCCATCCCAGTGGACATCAGGAGTTTGTGTATGTTGTACAATGCCTAATTATTCAGTGTTACCGTGCAAAGAGAGAAGCATGTATGAGGATTTTATAGCCGGTTTgtgatttctaaatgtttttatgtcattttatttttttcaatgatGAAGTATAAACTCCCAGACTATCTTGAACTGACTGTACATCGAAAGATATCTGATCTTTAGTGCTTGGATAAATTAAAGAAGCCATACGAGAATAGGAATTAGATGGTAAATTGAGAAGTAAAGCAGTCCCAGTTTTTCAAAGTGTCTCATCCAGAGGTGTTCAAGCCATACAGTGAATCAGTGGGTGGTGTTGTCCTGCTAGATGAAATTGTTCTGTACTACACAAATATCTGGGAAAAAAGTCAGTGCCCACCA contains the following coding sequences:
- the LOC102227822 gene encoding SH3 domain-binding protein 4, whose product is MAAHRIRANNNTSLPRCKSEGTLIDLSEGVSEASLTDVKVPSPSALRLDTTASFGAAREVVAIKDYCPSSFTTLKFSKGDLLYVLDSSGGEWWYAHNNTEMGYIPAAYVEPINYRDSSFSDSGMIDTISDCNEEGAKEMDLLGEWTGEILKPTTFQNGNPFAATHSSTNPFLNRGAQSSFDQTIKEKSVDLLLFDTVSSSGPNSTRNTGDHGFSSYVFSLNTLSPTVVVGQTFQRDNPFFRSKRSYSLSELSILQAQTEIPQASNSFFRGLTAPAPEQFQTREDFRAAWLTHRKLARSCHDLDSLGQNPGWGQTQPVETNIVCRLDSSGGAVQLPDTNISVLVPEGHVAAGDTQQISIKALLDSPLELNSDRCTTVSPVVEIKLSNMETKTTITLEMKVSVVVKMENRQTTAVLCVRSDCKEGPYTPIPQAYIYGDTVQVGLDNLEPCMYVCVVTQALFVLPETTVWEHVVKKITLGVYGPKHIHPSFKTVVAMFGHECAPKTLLVNEVGKQAQSAPPVALQLWGKHQFVLSKPQDLHVEVYSNMANYEVKASEQARVVRGFQVRLGKVSRLIYMISTRNAEDVSDFTLRIQVKDDQDCILAQFCVQTPTPPPKAGPKTSVQRRFLKKKELGKIVLSPLAVATKYPVFQDRKINNLRFGKLIKTVIRQMKNQYLLEYKKGDFVALLSEEMIKLKGQLWTKEWYIGYYQGKIGLVHAKNVLIVGKIKPTNISGPELTTSLLLEQILKPCKFLTYIYASVRTILMENIGNWRVFADALGYVNLPLTHFCRTELDSEPERVASVLERLKEDCNNAESKERKSFQKELLTALLKMDCQGLVARIVMDFVLLTTAVEVAGRWRDLAEKLTKISRQQMDAYEAPHRDKHGVMDSEAMWKPAYDFLVTWAAQIGDSYRDVIQELHMGLDKMKSPVTKRWKHPTGTLILVNCLDILRSSAFSPASQDDNPF